Proteins from a genomic interval of Niabella soli DSM 19437:
- a CDS encoding TonB-dependent receptor: protein MKLTLVFIVVACLHAGAAVHSQQITLKVSHAPFKSVIERIGTQSGYAVFANAGEISMAKTVTLDLKQATLKQALDACFSDQPLSWEIVDQSIVIRKKKALAPAPRDPLRPWRDSVVTGRIVDEIGVGIIGASVTIKGTNTGTNTDMAGKFQLSLPATGDVVLLVTSVGYEPKEVPVLFPKTRGLEIGMKASVKSENDVVVVAYGKQKKESVVSAITTITPSSLKVPSSNLTTAFAGRLAGVIAYQRSGEPGLDNASFFIRGITTFSTAGKIDPLILIDGIEMSTNDLARINVDDIASFSIMKDANAAALYGSRGANGVILVTTKEGRIDKLMINVRAEQSSSYNSQLVQLADPVTYMKLQNEAVRTRDPMLPLPYSQSKILGTEQGGDPLQFPSVDWYHYLLNNKATNRRVNLNITGGGQSVQYYLAANYQNDQGILKESKENLFNNNININRFQLRSNVTIKFTPSTTGIVRAYGSFDDGSGPYQGGASVFKSARNANPAMFLPYYPADSANLYTNHILFGSGPELGAYDNPLADVISAYKQSKQSMMMMQLEMEHKFNGELKGLSARGIYNVMRKSYYDQYRAYSPFYYTPATTSDGSYQLVALNPNSGTEYLSYVPGGRVVDAIQYGEARLGYNRTFNKVHDINVTLVGTIRSATGTLNTTDSAYKMGMELQASLPLRNLSTAGRVAYGYDSRYFFEFNFGYNGSERFAPKDRWGFFPSVGAGWMVSNEDFMQNVKDVISTLKLSATYGKVGNDQIGSNYDRFFYLSQVNMNGAGYWFGYNRNYENGITILRYANDLVAWEVAKKTNLRLELGLFHDFSLITDFFQENRTHILQTRADIPTSVGLRAIPQANLGAAQGKGFETELKYQKNFKKDLWLLVNGTFTYATARFTNYDEPDYSDVPWKSHVGTKISQPFGYIAERLFIDDADVKNSPLQNFGVYGAGDIKYKDINNDGKIDANDMVPIGYPTTPEIIYGAGFSVGYKSFDLSLFFQGSGRSSFFISPGDITPFINNGQRGLLQYIADDHWAEDNRNINAFWPRLSTYAVSNNNQTSTWWLRDGSFVRLKSAEAGYTLPLRLTKKYHINTLRFYVNGTNLLLWSKFKMWDPEMAGNGLGYPVQRVVNIGLNVSF, encoded by the coding sequence ATGAAATTGACTTTAGTATTTATTGTCGTCGCCTGCCTGCATGCCGGGGCGGCGGTACATTCGCAGCAAATAACGCTGAAGGTCAGCCATGCGCCGTTTAAAAGCGTAATTGAACGGATCGGTACCCAAAGCGGGTATGCTGTTTTTGCCAATGCCGGGGAGATCTCGATGGCGAAAACGGTAACGCTGGATCTGAAGCAGGCTACGTTAAAACAGGCGCTGGACGCTTGTTTCAGCGATCAGCCGCTTTCCTGGGAGATCGTAGATCAATCCATCGTGATCCGGAAAAAGAAAGCCCTGGCCCCTGCGCCCAGGGATCCCTTACGGCCCTGGCGCGATAGTGTGGTGACCGGCCGGATCGTAGATGAAATTGGCGTGGGCATCATTGGAGCCAGCGTTACGATCAAAGGAACCAATACAGGCACGAACACTGATATGGCGGGTAAGTTTCAATTAAGCCTTCCGGCTACGGGAGACGTGGTGCTGCTGGTAACGTCTGTGGGCTATGAGCCCAAAGAAGTGCCTGTTTTGTTTCCAAAAACCCGGGGGCTGGAAATTGGGATGAAGGCTTCTGTAAAAAGTGAAAATGATGTGGTGGTGGTGGCTTATGGAAAGCAGAAAAAAGAAAGTGTGGTAAGTGCTATCACTACTATTACCCCGTCCAGTTTAAAAGTGCCGTCGAGCAACCTTACAACCGCTTTTGCGGGGAGGCTGGCCGGTGTTATCGCCTACCAGCGGTCGGGGGAGCCGGGGCTGGACAATGCGTCCTTTTTTATCCGCGGGATCACCACTTTCAGCACGGCCGGTAAAATAGATCCGTTGATCCTGATTGACGGCATTGAAATGAGCACGAACGACCTGGCGCGGATCAATGTGGATGATATTGCTTCCTTTTCTATTATGAAAGATGCCAATGCTGCGGCCTTATATGGTTCCAGGGGCGCGAACGGTGTTATTCTGGTAACCACCAAGGAAGGCAGAATAGATAAATTAATGATCAATGTGCGGGCGGAACAATCCAGTTCCTATAACTCCCAGTTGGTGCAATTGGCAGACCCCGTTACTTATATGAAATTACAAAACGAAGCCGTTAGAACCCGTGATCCGATGCTGCCCCTTCCGTACTCCCAGTCAAAAATACTGGGAACGGAACAGGGCGGCGACCCGCTTCAGTTCCCTTCTGTGGATTGGTACCACTATTTGTTGAACAACAAAGCCACCAACCGGCGGGTGAACCTGAACATAACCGGTGGCGGCCAGTCGGTGCAATATTATCTGGCCGCAAACTATCAGAACGACCAGGGTATATTAAAGGAAAGCAAAGAGAACCTGTTCAATAATAATATTAATATCAACCGTTTCCAGTTGCGTTCCAACGTTACCATAAAGTTTACGCCTTCTACCACAGGTATCGTAAGAGCCTACGGGTCGTTTGACGATGGTAGCGGACCGTACCAGGGAGGTGCATCTGTATTTAAGTCTGCCCGTAACGCCAACCCGGCAATGTTTTTACCCTACTACCCGGCAGATTCAGCAAACCTGTATACCAATCACATACTGTTTGGGTCAGGGCCGGAATTAGGCGCCTATGATAACCCGCTGGCGGACGTTATAAGCGCCTACAAACAATCAAAGCAATCCATGATGATGATGCAGTTGGAAATGGAGCATAAATTTAATGGAGAGCTGAAGGGTCTTTCTGCCAGGGGTATTTATAATGTGATGCGGAAATCCTATTATGATCAGTACAGGGCCTATTCGCCATTTTATTATACACCGGCCACAACTTCCGACGGATCTTACCAGTTGGTTGCATTAAACCCGAATAGCGGAACCGAATACCTCAGCTATGTGCCGGGGGGGAGAGTGGTAGATGCGATCCAATACGGGGAGGCGCGTTTGGGCTACAACCGGACTTTTAATAAAGTACATGATATCAATGTTACATTGGTGGGAACGATCCGTTCCGCTACGGGTACCCTTAATACCACTGATTCGGCTTACAAAATGGGTATGGAGCTCCAGGCATCGCTGCCCCTGCGTAACCTGTCTACTGCGGGAAGGGTGGCCTATGGATATGATTCCCGCTATTTCTTTGAATTCAATTTTGGATATAACGGCAGCGAGCGCTTTGCACCAAAAGATCGCTGGGGGTTTTTTCCGTCGGTAGGCGCGGGGTGGATGGTGAGCAATGAAGACTTTATGCAGAATGTAAAAGATGTGATCAGCACGCTCAAACTTTCTGCTACATATGGTAAGGTAGGTAATGATCAGATCGGCTCCAATTATGACCGCTTTTTTTACCTGTCCCAGGTAAACATGAATGGGGCCGGCTATTGGTTTGGATATAACCGGAACTACGAAAACGGCATAACGATTCTTCGCTATGCCAATGACCTGGTGGCCTGGGAGGTTGCCAAAAAAACCAACCTGCGATTAGAATTAGGTTTGTTTCATGATTTTTCCCTTATTACCGATTTCTTCCAGGAAAACCGAACGCATATTTTGCAAACCCGTGCTGATATTCCTACAAGCGTTGGTTTAAGGGCCATTCCCCAGGCAAATTTGGGTGCGGCGCAGGGCAAGGGATTTGAAACGGAACTGAAGTATCAGAAAAACTTTAAAAAAGACCTTTGGCTGTTGGTAAACGGAACTTTTACTTATGCTACTGCCAGGTTCACCAATTATGATGAGCCGGATTATAGCGATGTGCCCTGGAAATCACATGTTGGCACAAAGATCAGCCAGCCATTTGGATATATAGCCGAGCGCCTGTTTATTGACGATGCAGATGTAAAAAACTCGCCGCTGCAGAATTTTGGGGTTTATGGAGCGGGTGATATTAAGTATAAGGATATTAACAACGATGGTAAAATTGACGCGAATGATATGGTGCCGATCGGGTATCCTACCACGCCTGAAATTATCTATGGCGCAGGGTTTAGCGTAGGGTACAAGTCCTTTGACCTGTCGTTGTTTTTTCAGGGGTCCGGCCGCTCTTCGTTTTTTATCAGCCCGGGTGACATCACGCCTTTTATCAACAATGGACAAAGAGGG